A part of Rattus rattus isolate New Zealand chromosome 6, Rrattus_CSIRO_v1, whole genome shotgun sequence genomic DNA contains:
- the LOC116904348 gene encoding LOW QUALITY PROTEIN: SHC-transforming protein 1-like (The sequence of the model RefSeq protein was modified relative to this genomic sequence to represent the inferred CDS: inserted 1 base in 1 codon) — MTTMTTMMTMMIGHEVQRLHETLYLGCVEVFQSMRALDFNTRTQVTREAISLVCEAVPGAKGATTRRKYCSRPLSSILGRSNLKFVGMPITLTVSTSSXNLMAADCKQIIANHHMQSISFVFGGDLDTAEYVAYVAKDPANQKACHILECPEGLAQDVISTIGQAFELCFKQYLRNPPKLVIPHDKMAGFDGSACDEQEEEPPDHQYYNDFPGKELPFGGVVDMRLWEGAARPSLPSAQMHSHLGATLPIGQHVTGDHEVGKQMLPPPPCPGRKLFDDPFYVNIQNLDKAWQAGGGAGSPNPSVNGMKPFEDALRVPPAPQSMSMAEQLQGESWFHGKLSRQESEALLQKLNGDFLVRESTTTPGQYVLTGLQSGQPKHLLLVDPEGVVRTKDHRFDSVSYLISYHMHNHLPIISAGSEQCLQQPVDRKV; from the exons TGCAGAGACTCCATGAGACCCTGTACTTGGGTTGCGTGGAGGTCTTCCAGTCAATGCGAGCCCTTGACTTCAATACCCGGACTCAGGTCACCAGGGAGGCCATCAGTTTGGTGTGTGAAGCTGTGCCTGGTGCCAAAGGGGCGACGACGAGGAGAAAGTACTGCAGCCGCCCACTCAGCTCTATCCTGGGGAGGAGTAACCTGAAGTTTGTTGGAATGCCGATCACTCTCACTGTGTCTACCAGCA CTAACCTCATGGCAGCAGACTGCAAACAGATCATTGCCAACCATCACATGCAATCTATCTCATTCGTATTTGGTGGGGATCTGGACACAGCTGAGTACGTTGCCTATGTTGCCAAAGACCCTGCGAATCAGAAAGCCTGCCATATCCTGGAGTGTCCTGAAGGACTTGCTCAGGACGTCATCAGCACCATTGGGCAGGCCTTTGAGTTGTGCTTCAAACAGTATCTCAGGAATCCACCCAAGCTAGTCATCCCCCATGACAAGATGGCTGGCTTTGATGGCTCAGCTTGTGATGAGCAGGAAGAAGAGCCCCCTGACCATCAGTACTACAATGACTTCCCAGGGAAGGAACTCCCTTTTGGTGGAGTGGTAGATATGAGGCTTTGGGAAGGGGCTGCTCGACCCTCTCTGCCCAGTGCCCAGATGCACAGTCACTTGGGAGCTACACTGCCAATAGGGCAGCATGTTACAGGAGACCACGAAGTCGGTAAACAGATGCTGCCCCCACCACCGTGCCCAGGCAGAAAACTCTTCGATGATCCTTTCTATGTCAACATCCAGAATCTAGACAAGGCCTGGCAAGCTGGTGGTGGGGCCGGATCCCCAAATCCTTCTGTTAATGGCATGAAGCCCTTTGAAGATGCACTCCGTGTGCCGCCAGCTCCCCAGTCCATGTCCATGGCTGAGCAGCTCCAAGGGGAGTCCTGGTTTCATGGGAAACTCAGCCGGCAAGAGTCTGAAGCGTTGCTGCAAAAACTCAACGGTGACTTCTTGGTGCGAGAGAGTACAACCACACCTGGCCAGTACGTGCTCACTGGCCTGCAGAGTGGGCAGCCCAAGCACTTGCTTCTGGTGGACCCTGAAGGTGTGGTTCGGACAAAGGATCACCGCTTTGACAGTGTCAGTTACCTGATCAGCTACCACATGCACAATCACTTACCCATCATCTCTGCGGGCAGCGAGCAGTGTTTACAGCAACCTGTGGATCGGAAAGTGTGA